In the Sandaracinus amylolyticus genome, GACCGACGATCACGACCGCGATCACCGGGGAGGTGTGCACCTCCTCGGCGATGAGGGAGGCGCCGAACACGGTCACGATCGTGACGAGGACGGCCGTGAGGTGGTCCGGCGTGGCGCGCAGCGCGGCAGCGCCGAGGGCGCCGAAGACGACGCCGAAGAGCGCGCCGCCGATGATCGCGATCGAGAGGGAGCGGCTGACGCTGACCGCGTCAGCGGTGCCGCCGCTCGCGATCGCGGCGGCCGTCGCGACGAGGACGAGCGCGGTACCGTCGTTGAAGAGGCTCTCGCCTTCCATGATCGCGGCGAGGCGTTGGGGGACGCGCACCGCGCGGAACGCGAGCAGGACGCTGACGGTGTCGGTGATGGCGAGGAGCGCGCCCAGGACGAGCGCGACCGCGAAGGGCAGATCGAGCGCCCAGGTCGCGACCAGCGCGGTGCCGACGAGCGAGATCGCGACCCCGGGGATCGCGAGCGTGAGGATGGGATTGCGGGCTTCGCGGAGGTGGTCGAGGTTCGCGAAGAGCGCGCCCTCGAACACCAGGACCGGCAGAACGCCGACGAGGATGAGCTCGGGGTCGAGCGGCGACGGTGGGAGGACGCCGAAGAGCACGAGCCCCAGGCCGACGAGCACGAGCGCGACGTTGTAGGGGACTCCGATGCGCTTGGCTGCAATCGCGACGGCCGATCCCACCGCGAGGATCAGCATCGAGCCTTCGAGCGTGTGCCTCATCTCGCGAGGGGCATCTTATCCGCCACGGCGGACGGATCACGCACGAAGTCGCGGAAAATCGAACTACGGTCGGGGGATCAGTAGTGCCAGGGGAACTTCTTGAAGTCGCGGGGGCGTTTCTGGACGAACGCGTCGCGACCCTCCTGGGCCTCTTCGGTCCCGTACGCGAGCCGCGTCGCCTCGCCGGCGAAGAGCTGCTGACCCACGAGGCCGTCGTCGATGAGGTTGAAGGCGTACTTCAACATGCGGATCGCGGTCGGGCTCTTGGTGTTGATGTCGGCGGCCCACTCGAGCGCGACCTTCTCGAGGTCGGCGTGAGGCACGACAGCGTTCACCATGCCCATCTCGAACGCCTCGCGCGCCGAGTAGTTCTTCGAGACGAAGAAGATCTCTCTCGCGCGCTTCTGGCCGACCTGCCGCGCGAGGTAGGCGGAGCCGAAGCCGCCGTCGAAGCTCGCGACGTCGGCGTCGGTCTGGCGGAAGAGCGCGTGCTCCTCGCTCGCGAGCGTCATGTCGCAGACGACGTGCAGAGAGTGGCCACCGCCGACGGCCCAACCCGGGACGACGGCGATGACGACCTTCGGCATGAAGCGGATCAGGCGCTGCGCTTCGAGGATGTGGAGACGACCGAGGCGCGCGGGATCGATCTTGCCGGCGTCGGCGCCCTCGTACTTGTAGCCGTCCTTGCCGCGGACGCGCTGATCGCCGCCCGAGCAGAAGGCCCAGCCGCCGTCCTTGGGCGACGGGCCGTTGCCGGTCAGGAGGACGACGCCGACGTCGCTCGAGGTGCGCGCGTGCTCGAGCGCGGTGCAGAGCTCGTCGACGGTGTGTGGGCGGAACGCGTTGCGGACCTCGGGGCGATGGAACGCGATGCGCACCGTGCCGCGCTCTTTGGCGCGGTGATAGGTGATGTCGGTGAACTCGAAGCCCGGGACGGGCTCCCAGCGAGAGGCGTCGAAGATCGCGGAGACCATGATGCGGCGCGATGTAGCACGCGCTCACGCGCACGCGCTCAGCGCGGCCATTCCTTCGTCGGCTGCAGCACCGCTTCGATCAGCGCGTTCGAACGTAGGTGAGTGACCTTCTGGTACTCGGGGTCCGCGACCATCTTCGAGAACGCCGCGCGGTCCGGATACCGCACGAGCAGCACGACGTCCCACGACTGCCCCGGCTCCGCGACGAGCGCTGTCCCGCCGTCACCGACGTAGACGAGCTCGGCGCCGTACTTCTGCGCGAACGGCGTGAACGCGCGCACGTACTCCGCGTAGCGCTCGCGACCTCCGTCGGGGCGGAATCGCAGGAGGTTGAGCATCACGACGGGGCCACTCTCGTCCGCGGCGAGGAAGCGCTTGAGATCGGAGCCGCGGGGATCGATGGCCATGTGTCGTCTCCTGTGCTGTCGAGACTACTGCCTGCGATCTCGCGCACGAAGGGCGCGGCTTCAGGAGCAGCGCGCCGGTGAGGTCGCGCGGCGCGCGAGATCGAGAGACGTCCGCGACGCGCTGACCGACCGCGCATCGATCAGCGCGGGTGGCGGCCGCCACGTCGTCGCCCGCCATCCCGCCGACCCACGTTGCGGTTTTCCGCGCATTCCATCCCTCGAGCACCGGCACACGTCGTGCGCACCCCGCATCCGCATGACCCAACCCCGCCTGCTCGAGCCCGGCGCCATCTACCTCGTCACGCGCCGCACGTTGCGTCGCCATCACCTCTTCGCGCCCGATCCGCGCATCGATCGCATCTTCCGCTACGTGCTCGCGATCGCCGCGCAGCGCACCGGAGTTCGCGTGCACGCCGCCGTCCTCATGAGCACGCACGAGCACCTCGTCGTCTCCGACCCCGACGGTCGCCTCCCCGTCTTCCTCCACTATCTGCACCGCCACGTCGCGCTCGCGACGAAGGCCGTGCGCCGCTGGGAAGGCGCCGTCTGGGATCACGAATCGACGAGCATCGTCGAGCTGCGCACTCCGCACGCAGTCGTCGAGAAGATCGCATACGCGATCGCGAACCCGGTCGCCGCGGCCCTCGTCCCACGCGCGAAGGACTGGCCGGGCGTGACGACGCGCCCACGCGAGATCGGCACCGCGACTTGGCGCATCGCCCGACCCCCCGAGTACTTCGCCGCCAACGACGAGAAGTGGCCTCCCCACGTCGAGCTCCGCCTCGAGATGCCGCGCGCCGCGCGCGATCTCCACCTGCAAGACGACGACTTCCGCGAGCTCGTCGCCACCGAAGTCGCGTCCCTCGAGTCCGCCGCACGCGCGAACGTCCGAGCCGACCAGCGCACCTTCGTCGGCGCCGATCGCTGCGCGAAGCTCTCGCCATTCCGGCGCGCCCGCTCCTGGGAGCCCATCCGCGACACGAACCCCACGTTCGCCGTCGGCCGCGCCAACGATGACGCGCGCCGCGAATCCGCCGCGCGCGTCCGAGCGTTCCGCACCGCGTACCGCCAAGCGTTCGAGTCGTGGCATCGAGGGCTGCGCGAAGCGCCCTTCCCTGCCGGGACCTGGCTCATGCGCGAGCGCTACGCCGCGCCGATCGCGGCCTGAGCCCTCACATCGCGATCGGTCGCAGCCAGCGCACCGCGTCGACCGGCTCCGCGCTCACCGCGGCCAGCACGCCGCCCATCATCGCGCCGATCACGCCGACCGTCGCGACCTCGCTGCCGCTGAAGAAGAGCCCGTCGATGGGCGCGCGCGGGCGCAGCCAGCGGTTGTGGAAACGCCGCGCCGTGGGCTCGAGCCCGTAGATCGATCCGTGCACCGGGCGCACGAAGTGGTCGGTGCTCACCGGCGTGCCGAGCTCGGCGAGCTTCACCTTCGGCGTGAGCCCGGGCATGCGCGCGGTCAGCTGCGAGAGCAGCTGCTCAGAGAGCCGATCCTTGAACGCGTCGTAGTCCGCGCCGCGCTTCTTCCAGCGTGCGTCCTTCCATTTCTCGAACGACGACCACGGCACGAACGTCACGACCTCGCCGGTGTGCTTGAGCTCGTTCGGGTCGTGCTCGGGATCTTTCTGTGACGGGAAGCTGCAGTAGAGCACCGATGCGCGCGACGGCGCTTCGCTCTCACGCACGCGCCACGCGTCGTCCTCCATGTCCCACGTTTCGTAGAACCACTCGTTCGCCGCGGTCGCGCCCGCTTCGCGCGGATTGCCCTCGAACCCGATGTACAGGCACACGTGCGCGGGCGCGGGCGGAAGCTCGGCGACCTCGCGCGCCCACGCATCGTCGCGGTAGGGCGGTGGCAGGAGGCGCGTCACCGTCGAGAGCGCGCCCGCCGCGCTGATGACGCGCTTGCTGCGCACCTCGCGCCCGTCGCGCAGTCGCACGCCGACCGCGCGCCCGTTCTCGACGAGGATCTGCTCAACGTCGGTGCGGATCGCCGTCCATCCGCCGGCACGCTCGACCGTCGCGAGCAGCCCGCGCGCGATGCGCCCCGCGCCCCCCACCGGGTAGTAGGCGCCGTGCATGAAGTGCTTCGCGACGAGCGCTTGGATCGCGAACGACGAGCGGCTCGGCGTCGATCCGTAGTAGCCCCACTGCGACGTCAGCACTGCGCGCAGCTTGGGATCGGTCGTGAGCTCGCCGAGCACGGCGGCGGTGCGCTTGGTGAGCCAGCGCTGGGCCCCGCGCGCGAGCACGGGGTCGATCACCCGACCGACGTTCGGTCCGAAGAGCCGCGCGAGGTAGTAACTCTTCATCTCCTTCGCGACGGCGCGCACGAGATGGAGGTACCCGTCGATCGCCTCGCGCTGATCGGGAAACGCCTCCAGCAGGTTCTCGCGGAACTGCCCAGGCGAGTCCGGGAACTCGATCGTGAAGTCGTCCGGGAAGTGGAACCGATCGTAGACGCCGCCGAGCGGCGCCCACTCGAGCTCACCGCGCGTGAGCTCGCGGAGGATGCGCCCGGTCGCGGTGTGCGTCGTGACCTCGCCGACCGCGTGCACCCCGACATCCCAGTGGTAACCGGGACGCTTGAACACGTGGGTGAACCCGCCGGGCACGTAGTGCTGCTCGAGCACCAGCACGCGACGACCGAGCGAGGCGAGCAGCGCGGCGCTCGTCATCCCGCCCATGCCGCTGCCGATCACGATGTAATCCCACGGCCCCGCGGGAATGTCCTTGCTCCACGGGCGCTCGCCTTCGTCGTCTGCCTTCACGACCGAGGTTGATATCGGAGAACCGCCAGCACGGGAAGCGCGCGTCGCGCCCGACGCGATCCGCCACACCCACCTGCGCTCAATCGCGCGTCGGCTCGCTCTCCTCGAGCGGCTCGTTCTCCAGGATCGTCCGCTGATCGATCAGCGCGTCCTCCGCGGGCACCGCGTCACCGTGGTTGCCCTCCGGCCCCCGCCGTCTCGCCTCGCCAGACCGCTGCTCACCTTCGCGTCCGATGCCCATCTCGCGCTCGTACGGACCCTCGCAGGCGCTCGCGTACGCCGCGATCGCCAGCGCGACCCACGTTGCGGTGCGGACCTTCATGCCCATCCCCGAAGCACGCCCCGCGCCGACCCGCGACCCGTAGCACCACGCCCCGCCTCACGACGTCGCAACGAGCTCGCGCAGCACCCGCGCATCGAACGGCTTCTCGATGCTCCGATTGCCCACGCGCGCCAGGAAGTCCCGTCCACCGGGGCTGAACGCGCCACCGCTCATGAACACGATCCGTCGCGCGATCTCCGGATGCGACTGCGACAACCGCTCGTGCAGCTCCATCCCCGTCATCTCGGGCATCATCACGTCGCACAGCACGAGGTCGTACCCACGTTCGTCCAGGCGCGAGAGCGCGACCGCTCCACTGGTCACGACCTCGACGTCGTGATCGCGACCGAGCATCCGCCGCACCGTCTCTCCGATCTCCGGCTCGTCGTCCACCACGAGCACGCGCCGGCGCGGCACCCGTGGCGGCGTGGCGGCCACCGGCCGTGTTCGTCCGAGCTGGCTCGGACGCGCCGCGGGCAGCGTCACCCGGAACGTCGTCCCCTCGCCCACCCGGCTCGTCACGCTGATCGCGCCCCCGAGCTGCCCAACGATGTTGCGACAGATCGAGAGCCCGAGCCCCGTCCCCACACCGCTCGGCTTCGTCGTGAAGAACGGCTCGAACACGCGCCCGAGGTGCTCTTCCGCGATGCCCTGCCCGGTGTCGTGCACCTCGACGAACGCGTCCCCGCTCGCATCGGTCCCGGTCACGATCCGGATCGCGTGTCGATCCGCCGCTCCCAGCGGAATGGCATGCGCCGCGTTCTGAACGAGGTTGAGGAACACCTGCGCGAGCCGCGCCTCGCTCGCGACGACGAGCGGCGTCGCGCCGTACTCCTTCACCACGCGCGCGTGATGTCGAACCTCGTTGCGGATCATGCTCAGCGCGGAGTCGATGATCTTCGGCAGCTCCACGTTCGTCGCCGGCGCCTCGTCGGCCCGCGCGAACGCCTTCAGGTCGCGCACGATCTGTCGAACACGATCGGCGCCGCCGAGCGACGCCCGCAGCGCCTGCAGCAGCTCGTCGACCACCTCGGGCGCCAGCGTGACCGCACCGTCACCACGCGCGCGCGCTCCCTCGAGCTCCTCGGCGACGTAGTCGAGGTTCCCCATGACGTACGCCATCGGGTTGTTGATCTCGTGGGCGACGCCTGCCGCGACGAGCCCCATCGTCGTCAGTCGATCGCCGAGCTGGAGCTGCGCCTGCGCCTGCTGCAGCTCGCGATCGTCGCGCGCCACGAGCACGATGCCCGCGAGCGCACCGCTCCCCTCGCGCTGCGCCGAAGCGTTCACCGTCAGCGTGAGCACCTCGCCGCGCGCCGTCACGAACGCGACGCGCCGATCACGAAATCGCTCCCCCGCCAGCGCGCCCGAGGGATCCACCGCGAGCGGGCTCTCGCGCGCCGCGAGCAGCGACGCGAGCGACCGGCCGACCAGCTCTCCGTGCTGCCACCCGAGCAAGCGCGCGATCGCCGGATTCGCGCGGAGGATCCCGCCGCTCGCATCGAGCACCAGCACGCCGTCGATCATCGAGTCGAGGATCGCGGCGAGCACCGAGCGCTGCCGCTCCAGCTCCGCGAACGCACCGCCGACCTCGGCCGCGGTGTTGTTGAAGAGGTACGCGAGCACGTCGAGGGGATCACCCTCGAGCGAGCGCGCCGCGCGCGCCTCGAAGTCGCCCGCCGCGAGCCGCAGGAACGACTCGCTCAGCGCCTGCACACCCTGCTCGAGCCGCTGGTGATCGCGCTCGCGCTCCTTGAGCAGTCGATCGAGCTCTTCCGCGATCAGGTTCACGAAGAACGCGAGCGTGTCCTCGGTGTCGCGCGTGTAGTCGCGCGGCAGTCGCACCGAGAAGTCCGCCTTCGCGAGGCGCACGAACGCCTCGATGAGCCAGCCTGCGAGCTGCCGATCCGAGTCCTCTCCGCTCACCGCTTCGCTCTCTTGGTCATTCGGTCGCTCGCGTCCGCCGCGTCGACGTCGCGCATCGTGCGCCCGACGACGCCAGGCAGCGTCGAGAGCTCGGCCGGGATGCGCGCCCAGAGTCGCTCCGCATCGATCGCGTACGCGCCGTCGTCGCGCACGACCTCGCGGATCCCCGGATGCTCGCGCTCGAGCTCGTCGAGCATCTCCGAGCGCTCGCGCGACCGACGATCCGCCTCCGCGATGCGCCGCAGCTCGTCGAGCCGCTCGAGCGCCTGGCGCAACATCGCGCGCAGCTCGTTCTTGTCCCACGGCTTCGTGAGATAACGATGGACCTCGCCCTCGTTGATCGCGCTGAGCGCCGAGGGCAACGACGCATCGCCGGTGAGCAGCACGCGCACCACGTCGGGAGCGACGCGCCGGATCTCCGCGATCAGCTCGATGCCGCTCATCTCCGGCATGTCGATGTCGCTGATCACGACGTCGACGTCTCCCGCGCGCACGGACTCGAGCGCCTCGTACGGCGAGATCGTCGTCAGCAGTCGATAGGGCTCACCGCGCAGCGTGCGACGGAGGCTCTCGAGGATCTCGATCTCGTCGTCGACGACGAGCACCGTGTGCGCGCGCTCGTTCGTCATCGCGAGAGCCACCTCCGCCAGTCCGCGCGCGACGCCGCGCGCGCCGCACGACGAAGATCGACGATCATCTCGCGCGCGCTCTGGTACCGCTCCTCGCGGCGCTTCGCCATCGCACGATCGACGATCGCCTGGATCCCTTCGGGCACCGGCGTCCCGCCCGGCCGCACGATCCTCGGCACCGGCGCCTCGAGCTGCGCCTCGAGCAAGCGCGCCACCGACAGTCCCGCGAACGGCGCGCGCCCGGTGAGCATCTCGAAGAGCACGCACCCGAGCGCGTAGAGATCGCTGCGCCGATCCGCGGCCTCTCCGCGCACCTGCTCCGGCGCCATGTACGCCGCGGTCCCGATCACGAGCTCGCTGCGCGGGCCTTCCCCCGTGCGCGCGGGCTCGAAGCTCGCATCGATGATCGCGGCGAGCCCGAAGTCTCCGATCTTCACGTGATCGTCGTCGTCGACGAACACGTTCGAAGGCTTGAGATCCCGATGCACCACGCCCTGCGCGTGCGCCGCGCGGAGCGCCGCCGCGATGCGCCGCGCGATGATGAGCGCGCGCCTCGGCTCGATCGGCCCGGCCTGCAGTCGCTCGTCGAGCGTCGGGG is a window encoding:
- a CDS encoding phytoene desaturase family protein gives rise to the protein MKADDEGERPWSKDIPAGPWDYIVIGSGMGGMTSAALLASLGRRVLVLEQHYVPGGFTHVFKRPGYHWDVGVHAVGEVTTHTATGRILRELTRGELEWAPLGGVYDRFHFPDDFTIEFPDSPGQFRENLLEAFPDQREAIDGYLHLVRAVAKEMKSYYLARLFGPNVGRVIDPVLARGAQRWLTKRTAAVLGELTTDPKLRAVLTSQWGYYGSTPSRSSFAIQALVAKHFMHGAYYPVGGAGRIARGLLATVERAGGWTAIRTDVEQILVENGRAVGVRLRDGREVRSKRVISAAGALSTVTRLLPPPYRDDAWAREVAELPPAPAHVCLYIGFEGNPREAGATAANEWFYETWDMEDDAWRVRESEAPSRASVLYCSFPSQKDPEHDPNELKHTGEVVTFVPWSSFEKWKDARWKKRGADYDAFKDRLSEQLLSQLTARMPGLTPKVKLAELGTPVSTDHFVRPVHGSIYGLEPTARRFHNRWLRPRAPIDGLFFSGSEVATVGVIGAMMGGVLAAVSAEPVDAVRWLRPIAM
- a CDS encoding DUF1330 domain-containing protein produces the protein MAIDPRGSDLKRFLAADESGPVVMLNLLRFRPDGGRERYAEYVRAFTPFAQKYGAELVYVGDGGTALVAEPGQSWDVVLLVRYPDRAAFSKMVADPEYQKVTHLRSNALIEAVLQPTKEWPR
- a CDS encoding transposase → MSITTGPLSSAARKRLRSEPRGSMAMCRLLCCRDYCLRSRARRARLQEQRAGEVARRARSRDVRDALTDRASISAGGGRHVVARHPADPRCGFPRIPSLEHRHTSCAPRIRMTQPRLLEPGAIYLVTRRTLRRHHLFAPDPRIDRIFRYVLAIAAQRTGVRVHAAVLMSTHEHLVVSDPDGRLPVFLHYLHRHVALATKAVRRWEGAVWDHESTSIVELRTPHAVVEKIAYAIANPVAAALVPRAKDWPGVTTRPREIGTATWRIARPPEYFAANDEKWPPHVELRLEMPRAARDLHLQDDDFRELVATEVASLESAARANVRADQRTFVGADRCAKLSPFRRARSWEPIRDTNPTFAVGRANDDARRESAARVRAFRTAYRQAFESWHRGLREAPFPAGTWLMRERYAAPIAA
- a CDS encoding ATP-binding protein, whose protein sequence is MSGEDSDRQLAGWLIEAFVRLAKADFSVRLPRDYTRDTEDTLAFFVNLIAEELDRLLKERERDHQRLEQGVQALSESFLRLAAGDFEARAARSLEGDPLDVLAYLFNNTAAEVGGAFAELERQRSVLAAILDSMIDGVLVLDASGGILRANPAIARLLGWQHGELVGRSLASLLAARESPLAVDPSGALAGERFRDRRVAFVTARGEVLTLTVNASAQREGSGALAGIVLVARDDRELQQAQAQLQLGDRLTTMGLVAAGVAHEINNPMAYVMGNLDYVAEELEGARARGDGAVTLAPEVVDELLQALRASLGGADRVRQIVRDLKAFARADEAPATNVELPKIIDSALSMIRNEVRHHARVVKEYGATPLVVASEARLAQVFLNLVQNAAHAIPLGAADRHAIRIVTGTDASGDAFVEVHDTGQGIAEEHLGRVFEPFFTTKPSGVGTGLGLSICRNIVGQLGGAISVTSRVGEGTTFRVTLPAARPSQLGRTRPVAATPPRVPRRRVLVVDDEPEIGETVRRMLGRDHDVEVVTSGAVALSRLDERGYDLVLCDVMMPEMTGMELHERLSQSHPEIARRIVFMSGGAFSPGGRDFLARVGNRSIEKPFDARVLRELVATS
- a CDS encoding 1,4-dihydroxy-2-naphthoyl-CoA synthase — translated: MVSAIFDASRWEPVPGFEFTDITYHRAKERGTVRIAFHRPEVRNAFRPHTVDELCTALEHARTSSDVGVVLLTGNGPSPKDGGWAFCSGGDQRVRGKDGYKYEGADAGKIDPARLGRLHILEAQRLIRFMPKVVIAVVPGWAVGGGHSLHVVCDMTLASEEHALFRQTDADVASFDGGFGSAYLARQVGQKRAREIFFVSKNYSAREAFEMGMVNAVVPHADLEKVALEWAADINTKSPTAIRMLKYAFNLIDDGLVGQQLFAGEATRLAYGTEEAQEGRDAFVQKRPRDFKKFPWHY
- a CDS encoding response regulator: MTNERAHTVLVVDDEIEILESLRRTLRGEPYRLLTTISPYEALESVRAGDVDVVISDIDMPEMSGIELIAEIRRVAPDVVRVLLTGDASLPSALSAINEGEVHRYLTKPWDKNELRAMLRQALERLDELRRIAEADRRSRERSEMLDELEREHPGIREVVRDDGAYAIDAERLWARIPAELSTLPGVVGRTMRDVDAADASDRMTKRAKR